The proteins below come from a single Aegilops tauschii subsp. strangulata cultivar AL8/78 chromosome 6, Aet v6.0, whole genome shotgun sequence genomic window:
- the LOC109773350 gene encoding probable galacturonosyltransferase-like 9 yields the protein MAAAAPAMRAGLAAFLLLLAASGAGAVGAEGALPRFAEAPEYRNGEGCPAAVAGAGVCDPGLVHIAMTLDAHYLRGSMAAIYSLLKHASCPESLFFHFLAADGAAPGVAELRSALAASFPSLRFEIYPFRADAVTGLISASVRAALEAPLNYARNYLADLLPKCVPRAIYLDSDVLAVDDVRRLWETRLPAAAVVAAPEYCHANFSRYFTDAFWSDPDLGARVFAGRRRAPCYFNTGVMVIDLRRWRSGNYRHRVEQWMELQKEKRIYELGSLPPFLLLFAGEVEAVDHRWNQHGLGGDNILGSCRPLHKGPVSLMHWSGKGKPWDRLDSGRPCPLDHTWKSYDLYIGDGDVSQASAPSWASLSSSALPASVFSW from the coding sequence atgGCCGCGGCCGCGCCGGCGATGCGGGCCGGGCTGGCGGCGTTCTTGTTGTTGTTGGCCGCATCGGGGGCGGGGGCGGTGGGGGCGGAGGGGGCGCTGCCGCGGTTCGCGGAGGCCCCCGAGTACCGGAACGGGGAGGGGTGCCCGGCGGCGGTGGCCGGCGCGGGGGTGTGCGACCCGGGGCTCGTCCACATCGCGATGACGCTCGACGCGCACTACCTCCGGGGCTCCATGGCCGCCATCTACTCGCTGCTCAAGCACGCCTCCTGCCCGGAGTCGCTCTTCTTCCACTTCCTCGCCGCCGACGGCGCCGCGCCCGGGGTGGCCGAGCTCCGGAGCGCGCTCGCGGCCTCCTTCCCGTCGCTGCGGTTCGAGATCTACCCGTTCCGCGCCGACGCCGTCACGGGGCTCATCTCCGCCTCGGTGCGCGCCGCGCTCGAGGCGCCGCTCAACTACGCCCGGAACTACCTCGCCGACCTGCTCCCCAAGTGCGTGCCGCGGGCCATTTACCTCGACTCGGACGTGCTCGCCGTCGACGACGTGCGGAGGCTCTGGGAGACGCgcctgcccgccgccgccgtcgtcgccgcgcCCGAGTACTGCCACGCCAACTTCTCCCGCTACTTCACCGACGCATTCTGGTCCGACCCGGACCTCGGCGCGCGCGTcttcgccggccgccgccgcgcgccctgcTACTTCAACACCGGCGTCATGGTCATCGACCTCCGGCGCTGGCGCTCGGGGAACTACCGCCACCGTGTCGAGCAGTGGATGGAGTTGCAGAAGGAGAAGCGAATCTACGAGCTGGGCTCCTTGCCCCCTTTCTTGCTCCTCTTCGCCGGCGAGGTGGAGGCTGTCGACCATCGGTGGAACCAGCACGGCTTGGGCGGCGACAACATTCTTGGTAGCTGCCGCCCGCTCCACAAGGGCCCTGTTAGCCTGATGCACTGGTCAGGCAAGGGCAAGCCATGGGATCGCCTCGACTCCGGCAGGCCTTGCCCGCTCGACCATACATGGAAATCATACGACCTCTACATTGGCGACGGTGATGTGTCGCAAGCTTCGGCGCCGTCCTGGGCCTCATTGTCATCATCGGCGTTGCCGGCGTCGGTGTTTTCTTGGTAG